Genomic window (Actinomycetota bacterium):
TACAGCAGTTGACATGTCAGGTGTATAACCAACAAACCAGGCATCCCAGTGTTCTTGAGTAGTTCCGGTTTTTCCAGCAGCAGGTCTTCCAATATTTGCTCTTACACCAGTACCTCTTTGAATTACCTGTTCTAATATCTTTGTTAGTCTATATGCATTGGCTTCTCTTAATACTCTAATTCCCTCTTCAGGTTCATGTTCATATATAATCTGGTCATTTGGATCTAAGATCTTAGTTATTGGAACTGGCTTTATATATATTCCATTATTTGCTAAAGTTGCAAAAGCTGCAGACATATCAAGGGGAGATACACCCTGTCCACCTAATGCAATAGATGGATAAGGTTCAAGTGTAGTAGTTATTCCCATATCCATAGCAGTACGTGCAACTTCTCCAGGTCCAACATCCATAATTAGTTGTGCATAAACTACATTTACTGATCTTATAATTCCCTCTAAAATTATCATCTTTGTTTCTTCAAATTCTGCTTTTCCATAATTTTCAACTTCCCAATCTGCAGCACCAGGATTCTCCAAAACTATAGGTCCATTTGGAGGATATGCTATATAAGGTGATATTCCATTTTCCAGTGCAGCGGCTAAAACAAATACCTTAAAGGTTGAGCCAGTTTGTCTATTTTTCTGAACAGCTATATTGAACTGACTCTTCTTAAAATCCTCACCACCAACCATGGCTTTTATATAACCAGTTGCAGGCTCAACTGATATTAATGCTGCAGTAGGGTCATCTTCTTCATATAAATGTTCCTTTATAGCTTCCTCAGCCAATTTCTGTAAATTGGGATCAACAGTTGTATAGACTTTTAAGCCTCCATTAAATGTTTTAGTAACACCATACTCTTCTATTAATATTTGTTTTACATAATCAATAAAAAATAGTGCAAAATCTCTTTCACGACGTTTTTGGGAAATAACCAATAGAGGTTTTTTTCTTGTTATTTCTAACTGAGTTTTATTTATGTAATTAAGTTCATACATTTTATTGAGAACACTGTTTCTTCTTTCTAAAGCTTCTCGATAATTTGTATAAGGTGAATATCCCCCTGGATTTCTTGTTACCCCAGCTAAAAAAGCAGCTTCATTTAAATTTAAATCTTTTGCACTTTTCCCAAAATAATTTTTAGCTGCAGTTTCAATACCATATGAGCCTTCCCCATAATAGACAGTGTTTAAAAAAAGCTCTAATATTTCATCTTTTGAGAATCTTTGTTCAAGCTGGTAGGCTAAGTATGCCTCCTTTAACTTATTTAAATAGGTTCTCTCCAGTGATATATATGAACAACCTATATATGATTGTGTGATAGTACTACCACCTTCAACTATTTTTCCTTCAATTATATTCATCAATAAGGCTCTTATAATAGCTTCTATATCAAATCCTGGATGTTCATAAAATCTCTCATCCTCCCTTGCAATTGTTGCATTGATTACATATCGAGAAATTTCATTTAAAGGTACAATTTTTCTATCTTCCTCAGCATGGAGATAAGCTAAAAGCGATCCATCTGAAGCATATATTTCAGTAGTAAGTGGTTGCTCCCGTGGAGTTAATTCATCTATATGTGGAAGATCAGTACTGATTTTACCTATCACATATATTGAGAAAATTAGTGAGAATATAACAAATATTGAAGTAATGAATAAAAAGAACCCCAATATTTTTATAATCTTTGCTCTTTTTTTCCTTATTTTCTTATTTTTATTTCTGGCTATAGACAAATGGTTTCCTCTTGTTATATTTTAAAAATTTTCCAAATATTTTAAAACTATAAATAATATTTTAGATGATAAAGAAAATTTAAGACAATTACAATTTAAAAATTATATCTTATCTAGCAATAATTTTGTAGGGAATTTTATGTCTTAATAATTTCGTAATTTGCTGTCAATGCAAAATAAAAATGTCCTATT
Coding sequences:
- a CDS encoding PBP1A family penicillin-binding protein, producing MSIARNKNKKIRKKRAKIIKILGFFLFITSIFVIFSLIFSIYVIGKISTDLPHIDELTPREQPLTTEIYASDGSLLAYLHAEEDRKIVPLNEISRYVINATIAREDERFYEHPGFDIEAIIRALLMNIIEGKIVEGGSTITQSYIGCSYISLERTYLNKLKEAYLAYQLEQRFSKDEILELFLNTVYYGEGSYGIETAAKNYFGKSAKDLNLNEAAFLAGVTRNPGGYSPYTNYREALERRNSVLNKMYELNYINKTQLEITRKKPLLVISQKRRERDFALFFIDYVKQILIEEYGVTKTFNGGLKVYTTVDPNLQKLAEEAIKEHLYEEDDPTAALISVEPATGYIKAMVGGEDFKKSQFNIAVQKNRQTGSTFKVFVLAAALENGISPYIAYPPNGPIVLENPGAADWEVENYGKAEFEETKMIILEGIIRSVNVVYAQLIMDVGPGEVARTAMDMGITTTLEPYPSIALGGQGVSPLDMSAAFATLANNGIYIKPVPITKILDPNDQIIYEHEPEEGIRVLREANAYRLTKILEQVIQRGTGVRANIGRPAAGKTGTTQEHWDAWFVGYTPDMSTAVWVGHPEENIRMERLRGLLVQGGTYPAMIWKSFMQEALKDIPVTDFTFPSDPTFPVTVCTMSGLPAGPNCPPDLIKMQSFRIGDEPDRMDDLFDSINPFPSFVGMRRDDAIRKLEEMGYKNIEVVQTGKAGVKKGTVFDQEPKEGEFPGFETPIKLYVSS